A region of Lycium barbarum isolate Lr01 chromosome 1, ASM1917538v2, whole genome shotgun sequence DNA encodes the following proteins:
- the LOC132600606 gene encoding uncharacterized protein LOC132600606, whose translation MTTTSYSKLSMKLLIDTNAGKVLFAEADKDCVDFLFQILSLPAGTVMSLLKEKGMSGSLPNLYESVENLKDVYIQSNQCKDILLKPKSSVGISSAPFLLLNYDDLTREKTFYGCSYTTSHSTVSDDPSALCTSCRHSMSRKFTYVAPPVANGAVAATGGFVKDLVTYMVTDDLVVTPMSSISCISLLNKFNVRDVGVLEEEVVSFGMNEALELLKASFESKEVLTSVFTSCVKVEK comes from the exons ATGACGACTACTTCTTATAGCAAATTGAGCATGAAGCTTTTGATTGACACCAATGCTGGTAAAGTCCTATTTGCTGAGGCTGATAAGGACTGTGTAGATTTCCTCTTTCAGATTCTCTCATTGCCTGCGGGAACTGTTATGAGTCTTCTCAAGGAAAAAGGAATGAGTGGATCCTTGCCTAACCTCTATGAAAGCGTAGAAAATCTGAAGGACGTATATATCCAATCGAACCAATGCAAGGATATCCTTTTAAAACCCAAGTCCTCTGTTGGGATCTCTTCAGCTCCTTTTCTATTGCTTAATTATGACGATCTAACACGTGAGAAGACTTTTTATGGCTGTTCCTACACTACTTCCCACTCAACTGTTTCTGATGACCCTAGTGCTCTCTGCACAAGCTGTCGACATAGCATGTCAAGAAAGTTTACATATGTTGCTCCGCCGGTAGCAAATGGAGCTGTGGCAGCAACAGGGGGTTTTGTGAAGGATTTGGTGACATACATGGTGACGGATGACTTGGTGGTTACGCCCATGTCTTCCATTTCTTGCATTTCCCTTCTCAACAAGTTTAATGTCAGGGATGTAGGTGTACTAGAGGAGGAAGTAGTAAGTTTTGGAATGAATGAG GCGCTGGAGTTGCTGAAGGCATCTTTCGAGTCGAAAGAAGTTCTGACAAGTGTTTTCACAAGCTGCGTAAAAGTGGAGAAATAG